One region of Roseovarius faecimaris genomic DNA includes:
- a CDS encoding alkane 1-monooxygenase, translated as MPLFATATLLPFALLIAAALWGGAWSGLAFGYVTLLVYLMDRLSPVAASNADPEAEFPGSDGLLRVLGGLHFLAFATSLWAMTGASGLSLPEKLLVAITCALIFGQISHPVAHELIHRPARDMRLLGRLIYTSVLFGHHASAHLRVHHVHVGSNADPNSARWGEGFYRFARRAWRGSFRAGLAAENRLRAGRGGALRHPYLLYCGGAVAILVGAAWLGGLPALVALLFIGFYTQVQILLSDYVQHYGLRRATQADGRLEPVGPQHSWNAPHWASAAMTLNAPRHSDHHVTPARPYPALQLRPEDMPYLPYSLPAMAALALFPPLWRRVMDPHCARWAARGASPAAEW; from the coding sequence ATGCCCCTGTTTGCCACCGCCACCCTGCTGCCTTTCGCCCTGTTGATCGCGGCGGCGCTGTGGGGCGGAGCCTGGAGCGGGCTGGCCTTTGGCTATGTCACGCTGCTGGTCTACCTGATGGACCGGCTGAGCCCTGTCGCCGCAAGCAACGCAGACCCGGAGGCGGAGTTTCCCGGCTCGGACGGGTTGTTGCGGGTGCTGGGGGGGCTGCACTTCCTGGCCTTCGCGACAAGCTTGTGGGCAATGACCGGCGCATCGGGCCTGAGCCTGCCGGAAAAGCTTTTGGTGGCGATCACTTGCGCGCTGATCTTCGGGCAGATTTCGCACCCGGTGGCGCATGAGCTGATCCATCGGCCTGCGCGGGATATGCGGCTTTTGGGGCGGCTGATCTATACGTCGGTTCTGTTCGGGCACCATGCCAGCGCGCATCTCAGGGTGCATCATGTGCATGTCGGCTCGAACGCGGACCCGAACTCGGCGCGCTGGGGCGAGGGGTTCTACCGCTTTGCCCGAAGGGCCTGGAGAGGCAGTTTCCGCGCGGGGCTGGCGGCGGAGAATCGGCTGCGCGCGGGGCGCGGCGGGGCTCTGCGTCACCCGTATCTGCTTTATTGCGGCGGGGCGGTGGCGATACTGGTCGGCGCGGCGTGGCTGGGCGGTCTGCCCGCGCTTGTGGCGCTGCTGTTCATCGGATTTTACACGCAGGTTCAGATCCTGCTGTCGGATTACGTGCAGCATTACGGGCTTCGCCGCGCGACGCAGGCGGATGGAAGGCTGGAACCCGTGGGCCCGCAGCATTCGTGGAACGCGCCGCATTGGGCCTCGGCGGCGATGACACTGAACGCGCCGCGGCATTCGGACCATCACGTCACACCGGCCCGGCCCTATCCGGCGCTGCAATTGCGGCCCGAGGATATGCCCTATCTGCCATACTCACTACCTGCGATGGCGGCGCTGGCGCTTTTCCCGCCGCTGTGGCGCCGCGTCATGGACCCGCATTGTGCCAGATGGGCGGCGCGCGGGGCCTCGCCTGCGGCGGAATGGTGA